Proteins co-encoded in one Dasypus novemcinctus isolate mDasNov1 chromosome 18, mDasNov1.1.hap2, whole genome shotgun sequence genomic window:
- the TBC1D17 gene encoding TBC1 domain family member 17 isoform X3, with protein MERGSLSIGPPQFLDSNGVDPCTSEEEPTFDPGYEPDWAVISTVRPRPRRSEPTRGAEPSSPRSSWAFSVSLGELKSIRRSKPGLSWAYLVLVTQAGGSLPALHFHRGGTRALLRVLSRYLLLASSPQDSRLYLVFPHNSSALSNSFHHLQLFDQDSSNVVSRFLQDPYSTTFSSFSRVTNFFRGALQPHPEGAAPGLPQAPEDEAEPGFEVISCVSTVVVRGPPCHGGFGGSSGAPFGGQGHRKCFQPRRCAASAQWPSSLGARPDPVRPCRGPECPPVCGGQWGAQRGTPWTARGSDPGGPAGSLCLAGGAGPAAGGGAGAPRLGGGVGPPRGPRGPPAAGAGAEGPHLLRGPEPRPEAGGLEVPPGLLQLGGLGGGAQGPRAPENGRVFPHEAAVEVERDVSRTDRTNKFYEGPENPGLGLLSDILLTYCMYHFDLGYVQGMSDLLSPILYVLQNEVDAFWCFCGFMELVHGNFEESQETMKQQLGQLLLLLRVLDPPLCDFLDSQDSGSLCFCFRWLLIWFKREFPFPDILRLWEVLWTGLPGPNLHLLVACAILDMERDALMLSGFGSNEILKHINELTMKLSVEDVLTRAEALYRQLTACAELPLNVQEVLGLAPPAEPHSPSPPASPLPLSPTRAPPAPPPAGAPAPQPDSSLEILPEDDDDEGGAGS; from the exons atggaaagaggttccctgtcaattgggccacctcagttcctg GACTCCAATGGGGTTGACCCCTGCACCTCCGAGGAGGAGCCAACCTTTGACCCTGGCTATGAACCTGACTGGGCCGTCATCAGTACCGTGCGGCCTCGGCCCCGCCGCTCAGAGCCCACGAGAG GTGCAGAGCCCAGCTCTCCCCGCAGCTCCTGGGCCTTCTCGGTGAGTCTGGGGGAGCTCAAGTCCATCCGCCGCTCCAAGCCGGGCCTGAGCTGGGCCTACCTGGTCCTGGTGACCCAGGCCGGAGGCTCGCTGCCCGCCCTGCACTTCCACCGCGGGGGCACCCGCGCCCTGCTCCGCGTCCTCAGCCGCTACCTGCTGTTGGCCAG ctccccgcAGGACTCCCGCCTCTACCTGGTCTTCCCCCACAACTCCTCCGCCCTCTCCAACTCCTTCCACCACCTCCAGCTCTTCGACCAGGACAGCTCCAACGTGGTGTCC CGCTTCCTCCAGGACCCCTACTCCACCACCTTCAGCAGCTTCTCCCGCGTGACCAACTTCTTCCGGGGCGCCCTGCAGCCCCACCCAGAGGGCGCCGCCCCCGGCCTCCCGCAGGCCCCCGAGGACGAGGCCGAGCCGGGCTTCGAGGTCATTTCCTGCGTGAGTACTGTCGTTGTGCGTGGGCCCCCGTGTCATGGGGGATTTGGGGGCAGCAGTGGTGCCCCCTTTGGCGGGCAGGGCCACAGGAAGTGCTTTCAGCCGCGCCGGTGTGCGGCGAGCGCCCAGTGGCCGTCCTCCCTGGGAGCCCGTCCTGACCCCGTGCGACCGTGTCGGGGCCCTGAGTGTCCGCCTGTATGCGGGGGACAGTGGGGAGCACAGCGGGGCACCCCATGGACCGCACGCGGGTCGGACCCCGGAGGCCCCGCCGGCTCGCTGTGCTTGGCAGGTGGCGCTGGGCCCGCGGCCGGCGGTGGAGCGGGCGCCCCCCGTCTCGGAGGAGGAGTGGGCCCGCCACGTGGGCCCCGAGGGCCGCCTGCAGCAGGTGCCGGCGCTGAAGGCCCGCATCTTCTCCGGG GGCCTGAGCCCCGGCCTGAGGCAGGAGGCCTGGAAGTTCCTCCTGGGCTACTTCAGCTGGGAGGGCTCGGCGGAGGAGCACAGGGCCCACGTGCGCCAGAAAAC GGACGAGTATTTCCGCATGAAGCTGCAGTGGAAGTCG AGAGAGACGTGAGCCGCACCGACAGGACCAACAAGTTCTACGAGGGCCCCGAGAACCCGGGCCTGGGCCTGCTCAGCGACATCCTGCTCACCTACTGCATGTACCACTTTGACCTCG GCTATGTCCAGGGCATGAGTGACCTCCTCTCCCCGATCCTCTACGTCCTCCAGAACGAGGTGGACGCCTTCTGGTGTTTCTGCGGCTTCATGGAGCTTGTG CACGGAAACTTCGAGGAGAGCCAGGAGACGATGAAGCAGCAGCTCGGGCAGCTCCTGCTGCTCCTGAGGGTGCTGGACCCGCCGCTCTGCGACTTCCTGG ACTCCCAGGACTCCGGCTCGCTCTGCTTCTGCTTCCGGTGGCTGCTCATCTGGTTCAAGAGGGAGTTCCCCTTCCCTGACATTCTGCGGCTGTGGGAG gtGCTGTGGACCGGGCTCCCCGGCCCCAACCTGCACCTGCTGGTGGCCTGCGCCATCCTGGACATGGAGCGGGACGCCCTCATGCTCTCGGGCTTCGGCTCCAATGAGATCCTCAAG CACATCAACGAGCTGACCATGAAGCTGAGCGTGGAGGACGTGCTGACGCGGGCCGAGGCCCTGTACCGGCAGCTGACCGCCTGCGCG GAGCTGCCGCTCAACGTGCAGGAGGTCCTGGGCCTGGCGCCGCCCGCGGAGCCGCACAGCCCCTCGCCCCCCGCCTCCCCGCTGCCGCTGTCGCCCACCCgcgccccgccggccccgccgcccGCGGGCGCCCCAGCCCCGCAGCCCGACAGCAGCCTGGAGATCCTGCCCGAGGACGACGACGACGAAGGCGGCGCCGGCTCCTGA
- the TBC1D17 gene encoding TBC1 domain family member 17 isoform X1, whose translation MEAADHRVVFEKGGVYLHTSAKKHQDPDSLIAGVVRVVEKDNDVLLHWAPVEEAGDSTQILFSKKDSNGVDPCTSEEEPTFDPGYEPDWAVISTVRPRPRRSEPTRGAEPSSPRSSWAFSVSLGELKSIRRSKPGLSWAYLVLVTQAGGSLPALHFHRGGTRALLRVLSRYLLLASSPQDSRLYLVFPHNSSALSNSFHHLQLFDQDSSNVVSRFLQDPYSTTFSSFSRVTNFFRGALQPHPEGAAPGLPQAPEDEAEPGFEVISCVSTVVVRGPPCHGGFGGSSGAPFGGQGHRKCFQPRRCAASAQWPSSLGARPDPVRPCRGPECPPVCGGQWGAQRGTPWTARGSDPGGPAGSLCLAGGAGPAAGGGAGAPRLGGGVGPPRGPRGPPAAGAGAEGPHLLRGPEPRPEAGGLEVPPGLLQLGGLGGGAQGPRAPENGRVFPHEAAVEVERDVSRTDRTNKFYEGPENPGLGLLSDILLTYCMYHFDLGYVQGMSDLLSPILYVLQNEVDAFWCFCGFMELVHGNFEESQETMKQQLGQLLLLLRVLDPPLCDFLDSQDSGSLCFCFRWLLIWFKREFPFPDILRLWEVLWTGLPGPNLHLLVACAILDMERDALMLSGFGSNEILKHINELTMKLSVEDVLTRAEALYRQLTACAELPLNVQEVLGLAPPAEPHSPSPPASPLPLSPTRAPPAPPPAGAPAPQPDSSLEILPEDDDDEGGAGS comes from the exons ATGGAGGCGGCTGATCACAGG GTGGTGTTCGAGAAGGGAGGCGTGTACCTGCACACCAGCGCCAAGAAGCACCAGGACCCCGACTCGCTCATCGCGGGCGTCGTCCGTGTCGTGGAGAAG GACAATGATGTCCTCTTGCATTGGGCCCCTGTAGAGGAAGCTGGAGACTCCACCCAAATTCTCTTCTCCAAGAAG GACTCCAATGGGGTTGACCCCTGCACCTCCGAGGAGGAGCCAACCTTTGACCCTGGCTATGAACCTGACTGGGCCGTCATCAGTACCGTGCGGCCTCGGCCCCGCCGCTCAGAGCCCACGAGAG GTGCAGAGCCCAGCTCTCCCCGCAGCTCCTGGGCCTTCTCGGTGAGTCTGGGGGAGCTCAAGTCCATCCGCCGCTCCAAGCCGGGCCTGAGCTGGGCCTACCTGGTCCTGGTGACCCAGGCCGGAGGCTCGCTGCCCGCCCTGCACTTCCACCGCGGGGGCACCCGCGCCCTGCTCCGCGTCCTCAGCCGCTACCTGCTGTTGGCCAG ctccccgcAGGACTCCCGCCTCTACCTGGTCTTCCCCCACAACTCCTCCGCCCTCTCCAACTCCTTCCACCACCTCCAGCTCTTCGACCAGGACAGCTCCAACGTGGTGTCC CGCTTCCTCCAGGACCCCTACTCCACCACCTTCAGCAGCTTCTCCCGCGTGACCAACTTCTTCCGGGGCGCCCTGCAGCCCCACCCAGAGGGCGCCGCCCCCGGCCTCCCGCAGGCCCCCGAGGACGAGGCCGAGCCGGGCTTCGAGGTCATTTCCTGCGTGAGTACTGTCGTTGTGCGTGGGCCCCCGTGTCATGGGGGATTTGGGGGCAGCAGTGGTGCCCCCTTTGGCGGGCAGGGCCACAGGAAGTGCTTTCAGCCGCGCCGGTGTGCGGCGAGCGCCCAGTGGCCGTCCTCCCTGGGAGCCCGTCCTGACCCCGTGCGACCGTGTCGGGGCCCTGAGTGTCCGCCTGTATGCGGGGGACAGTGGGGAGCACAGCGGGGCACCCCATGGACCGCACGCGGGTCGGACCCCGGAGGCCCCGCCGGCTCGCTGTGCTTGGCAGGTGGCGCTGGGCCCGCGGCCGGCGGTGGAGCGGGCGCCCCCCGTCTCGGAGGAGGAGTGGGCCCGCCACGTGGGCCCCGAGGGCCGCCTGCAGCAGGTGCCGGCGCTGAAGGCCCGCATCTTCTCCGGG GGCCTGAGCCCCGGCCTGAGGCAGGAGGCCTGGAAGTTCCTCCTGGGCTACTTCAGCTGGGAGGGCTCGGCGGAGGAGCACAGGGCCCACGTGCGCCAGAAAAC GGACGAGTATTTCCGCATGAAGCTGCAGTGGAAGTCG AGAGAGACGTGAGCCGCACCGACAGGACCAACAAGTTCTACGAGGGCCCCGAGAACCCGGGCCTGGGCCTGCTCAGCGACATCCTGCTCACCTACTGCATGTACCACTTTGACCTCG GCTATGTCCAGGGCATGAGTGACCTCCTCTCCCCGATCCTCTACGTCCTCCAGAACGAGGTGGACGCCTTCTGGTGTTTCTGCGGCTTCATGGAGCTTGTG CACGGAAACTTCGAGGAGAGCCAGGAGACGATGAAGCAGCAGCTCGGGCAGCTCCTGCTGCTCCTGAGGGTGCTGGACCCGCCGCTCTGCGACTTCCTGG ACTCCCAGGACTCCGGCTCGCTCTGCTTCTGCTTCCGGTGGCTGCTCATCTGGTTCAAGAGGGAGTTCCCCTTCCCTGACATTCTGCGGCTGTGGGAG gtGCTGTGGACCGGGCTCCCCGGCCCCAACCTGCACCTGCTGGTGGCCTGCGCCATCCTGGACATGGAGCGGGACGCCCTCATGCTCTCGGGCTTCGGCTCCAATGAGATCCTCAAG CACATCAACGAGCTGACCATGAAGCTGAGCGTGGAGGACGTGCTGACGCGGGCCGAGGCCCTGTACCGGCAGCTGACCGCCTGCGCG GAGCTGCCGCTCAACGTGCAGGAGGTCCTGGGCCTGGCGCCGCCCGCGGAGCCGCACAGCCCCTCGCCCCCCGCCTCCCCGCTGCCGCTGTCGCCCACCCgcgccccgccggccccgccgcccGCGGGCGCCCCAGCCCCGCAGCCCGACAGCAGCCTGGAGATCCTGCCCGAGGACGACGACGACGAAGGCGGCGCCGGCTCCTGA
- the TBC1D17 gene encoding TBC1 domain family member 17 isoform X4, whose translation MEAADHRVVFEKGGVYLHTSAKKHQDPDSLIAGVVRVVEKDNDVLLHWAPVEEAGDSTQILFSKKDSNGVDPCTSEEEPTFDPGYEPDWAVISTVRPRPRRSEPTRGAEPSSPRSSWAFSVSLGELKSIRRSKPGLSWAYLVLVTQAGGSLPALHFHRGGTRALLRVLSRYLLLASSPQDSRLYLVFPHNSSALSNSFHHLQLFDQDSSNVVSRFLQDPYSTTFSSFSRVTNFFRGALQPHPEGAAPGLPQAPEDEAEPGFEVISCVALGPRPAVERAPPVSEEEWARHVGPEGRLQQVPALKARIFSGGLSPGLRQEAWKFLLGYFSWEGSAEEHRAHVRQKTDEYFRMKLQWKSCPPPRGSPKAGLRPEARGSGGQTDGATSALPLPAERDVSRTDRTNKFYEGPENPGLGLLSDILLTYCMYHFDLGYVQGMSDLLSPILYVLQNEVDAFWCFCGFMELVHGNFEESQETMKQQLGQLLLLLRVLDPPLCDFLDSQDSGSLCFCFRWLLIWFKREFPFPDILRLWEVLWTGLPGPNLHLLVACAILDMERDALMLSGFGSNEILKHINELTMKLSVEDVLTRAEALYRQLTACAELPLNVQEVLGLAPPAEPHSPSPPASPLPLSPTRAPPAPPPAGAPAPQPDSSLEILPEDDDDEGGAGS comes from the exons ATGGAGGCGGCTGATCACAGG GTGGTGTTCGAGAAGGGAGGCGTGTACCTGCACACCAGCGCCAAGAAGCACCAGGACCCCGACTCGCTCATCGCGGGCGTCGTCCGTGTCGTGGAGAAG GACAATGATGTCCTCTTGCATTGGGCCCCTGTAGAGGAAGCTGGAGACTCCACCCAAATTCTCTTCTCCAAGAAG GACTCCAATGGGGTTGACCCCTGCACCTCCGAGGAGGAGCCAACCTTTGACCCTGGCTATGAACCTGACTGGGCCGTCATCAGTACCGTGCGGCCTCGGCCCCGCCGCTCAGAGCCCACGAGAG GTGCAGAGCCCAGCTCTCCCCGCAGCTCCTGGGCCTTCTCGGTGAGTCTGGGGGAGCTCAAGTCCATCCGCCGCTCCAAGCCGGGCCTGAGCTGGGCCTACCTGGTCCTGGTGACCCAGGCCGGAGGCTCGCTGCCCGCCCTGCACTTCCACCGCGGGGGCACCCGCGCCCTGCTCCGCGTCCTCAGCCGCTACCTGCTGTTGGCCAG ctccccgcAGGACTCCCGCCTCTACCTGGTCTTCCCCCACAACTCCTCCGCCCTCTCCAACTCCTTCCACCACCTCCAGCTCTTCGACCAGGACAGCTCCAACGTGGTGTCC CGCTTCCTCCAGGACCCCTACTCCACCACCTTCAGCAGCTTCTCCCGCGTGACCAACTTCTTCCGGGGCGCCCTGCAGCCCCACCCAGAGGGCGCCGCCCCCGGCCTCCCGCAGGCCCCCGAGGACGAGGCCGAGCCGGGCTTCGAGGTCATTTCCTGC GTGGCGCTGGGCCCGCGGCCGGCGGTGGAGCGGGCGCCCCCCGTCTCGGAGGAGGAGTGGGCCCGCCACGTGGGCCCCGAGGGCCGCCTGCAGCAGGTGCCGGCGCTGAAGGCCCGCATCTTCTCCGGG GGCCTGAGCCCCGGCCTGAGGCAGGAGGCCTGGAAGTTCCTCCTGGGCTACTTCAGCTGGGAGGGCTCGGCGGAGGAGCACAGGGCCCACGTGCGCCAGAAAAC GGACGAGTATTTCCGCATGAAGCTGCAGTGGAAGTCG TGTCCTCCGCCGAGAGGGAGCCCCAAGGCGGGCCTGCGGCCAGAGGCCCGGGGGTCTGGGGGCCAGACGGACGGGGCCACCTCAGCCCTGCCGCTCCCCGCAGAGAGAGACGTGAGCCGCACCGACAGGACCAACAAGTTCTACGAGGGCCCCGAGAACCCGGGCCTGGGCCTGCTCAGCGACATCCTGCTCACCTACTGCATGTACCACTTTGACCTCG GCTATGTCCAGGGCATGAGTGACCTCCTCTCCCCGATCCTCTACGTCCTCCAGAACGAGGTGGACGCCTTCTGGTGTTTCTGCGGCTTCATGGAGCTTGTG CACGGAAACTTCGAGGAGAGCCAGGAGACGATGAAGCAGCAGCTCGGGCAGCTCCTGCTGCTCCTGAGGGTGCTGGACCCGCCGCTCTGCGACTTCCTGG ACTCCCAGGACTCCGGCTCGCTCTGCTTCTGCTTCCGGTGGCTGCTCATCTGGTTCAAGAGGGAGTTCCCCTTCCCTGACATTCTGCGGCTGTGGGAG gtGCTGTGGACCGGGCTCCCCGGCCCCAACCTGCACCTGCTGGTGGCCTGCGCCATCCTGGACATGGAGCGGGACGCCCTCATGCTCTCGGGCTTCGGCTCCAATGAGATCCTCAAG CACATCAACGAGCTGACCATGAAGCTGAGCGTGGAGGACGTGCTGACGCGGGCCGAGGCCCTGTACCGGCAGCTGACCGCCTGCGCG GAGCTGCCGCTCAACGTGCAGGAGGTCCTGGGCCTGGCGCCGCCCGCGGAGCCGCACAGCCCCTCGCCCCCCGCCTCCCCGCTGCCGCTGTCGCCCACCCgcgccccgccggccccgccgcccGCGGGCGCCCCAGCCCCGCAGCCCGACAGCAGCCTGGAGATCCTGCCCGAGGACGACGACGACGAAGGCGGCGCCGGCTCCTGA
- the TBC1D17 gene encoding TBC1 domain family member 17 isoform X2, with protein MEAADHRVVFEKGGVYLHTSAKKHQDPDSLIAGVVRVVEKDNDVLLHWAPVEEAGDSTQILFSKKDSNGVDPCTSEEEPTFDPGYEPDWAVISTVRPRPRRSEPTRGAEPSSPRSSWAFSVSLGELKSIRRSKPGLSWAYLVLVTQAGGSLPALHFHRGGTRALLRVLSRYLLLASSPQDSRLYLVFPHNSSALSNSFHHLQLFDQDSSNVVSDPYSTTFSSFSRVTNFFRGALQPHPEGAAPGLPQAPEDEAEPGFEVISCVSTVVVRGPPCHGGFGGSSGAPFGGQGHRKCFQPRRCAASAQWPSSLGARPDPVRPCRGPECPPVCGGQWGAQRGTPWTARGSDPGGPAGSLCLAGGAGPAAGGGAGAPRLGGGVGPPRGPRGPPAAGAGAEGPHLLRGPEPRPEAGGLEVPPGLLQLGGLGGGAQGPRAPENGRVFPHEAAVEVERDVSRTDRTNKFYEGPENPGLGLLSDILLTYCMYHFDLGYVQGMSDLLSPILYVLQNEVDAFWCFCGFMELVHGNFEESQETMKQQLGQLLLLLRVLDPPLCDFLDSQDSGSLCFCFRWLLIWFKREFPFPDILRLWEVLWTGLPGPNLHLLVACAILDMERDALMLSGFGSNEILKHINELTMKLSVEDVLTRAEALYRQLTACAELPLNVQEVLGLAPPAEPHSPSPPASPLPLSPTRAPPAPPPAGAPAPQPDSSLEILPEDDDDEGGAGS; from the exons ATGGAGGCGGCTGATCACAGG GTGGTGTTCGAGAAGGGAGGCGTGTACCTGCACACCAGCGCCAAGAAGCACCAGGACCCCGACTCGCTCATCGCGGGCGTCGTCCGTGTCGTGGAGAAG GACAATGATGTCCTCTTGCATTGGGCCCCTGTAGAGGAAGCTGGAGACTCCACCCAAATTCTCTTCTCCAAGAAG GACTCCAATGGGGTTGACCCCTGCACCTCCGAGGAGGAGCCAACCTTTGACCCTGGCTATGAACCTGACTGGGCCGTCATCAGTACCGTGCGGCCTCGGCCCCGCCGCTCAGAGCCCACGAGAG GTGCAGAGCCCAGCTCTCCCCGCAGCTCCTGGGCCTTCTCGGTGAGTCTGGGGGAGCTCAAGTCCATCCGCCGCTCCAAGCCGGGCCTGAGCTGGGCCTACCTGGTCCTGGTGACCCAGGCCGGAGGCTCGCTGCCCGCCCTGCACTTCCACCGCGGGGGCACCCGCGCCCTGCTCCGCGTCCTCAGCCGCTACCTGCTGTTGGCCAG ctccccgcAGGACTCCCGCCTCTACCTGGTCTTCCCCCACAACTCCTCCGCCCTCTCCAACTCCTTCCACCACCTCCAGCTCTTCGACCAGGACAGCTCCAACGTGGTGTCC GACCCCTACTCCACCACCTTCAGCAGCTTCTCCCGCGTGACCAACTTCTTCCGGGGCGCCCTGCAGCCCCACCCAGAGGGCGCCGCCCCCGGCCTCCCGCAGGCCCCCGAGGACGAGGCCGAGCCGGGCTTCGAGGTCATTTCCTGCGTGAGTACTGTCGTTGTGCGTGGGCCCCCGTGTCATGGGGGATTTGGGGGCAGCAGTGGTGCCCCCTTTGGCGGGCAGGGCCACAGGAAGTGCTTTCAGCCGCGCCGGTGTGCGGCGAGCGCCCAGTGGCCGTCCTCCCTGGGAGCCCGTCCTGACCCCGTGCGACCGTGTCGGGGCCCTGAGTGTCCGCCTGTATGCGGGGGACAGTGGGGAGCACAGCGGGGCACCCCATGGACCGCACGCGGGTCGGACCCCGGAGGCCCCGCCGGCTCGCTGTGCTTGGCAGGTGGCGCTGGGCCCGCGGCCGGCGGTGGAGCGGGCGCCCCCCGTCTCGGAGGAGGAGTGGGCCCGCCACGTGGGCCCCGAGGGCCGCCTGCAGCAGGTGCCGGCGCTGAAGGCCCGCATCTTCTCCGGG GGCCTGAGCCCCGGCCTGAGGCAGGAGGCCTGGAAGTTCCTCCTGGGCTACTTCAGCTGGGAGGGCTCGGCGGAGGAGCACAGGGCCCACGTGCGCCAGAAAAC GGACGAGTATTTCCGCATGAAGCTGCAGTGGAAGTCG AGAGAGACGTGAGCCGCACCGACAGGACCAACAAGTTCTACGAGGGCCCCGAGAACCCGGGCCTGGGCCTGCTCAGCGACATCCTGCTCACCTACTGCATGTACCACTTTGACCTCG GCTATGTCCAGGGCATGAGTGACCTCCTCTCCCCGATCCTCTACGTCCTCCAGAACGAGGTGGACGCCTTCTGGTGTTTCTGCGGCTTCATGGAGCTTGTG CACGGAAACTTCGAGGAGAGCCAGGAGACGATGAAGCAGCAGCTCGGGCAGCTCCTGCTGCTCCTGAGGGTGCTGGACCCGCCGCTCTGCGACTTCCTGG ACTCCCAGGACTCCGGCTCGCTCTGCTTCTGCTTCCGGTGGCTGCTCATCTGGTTCAAGAGGGAGTTCCCCTTCCCTGACATTCTGCGGCTGTGGGAG gtGCTGTGGACCGGGCTCCCCGGCCCCAACCTGCACCTGCTGGTGGCCTGCGCCATCCTGGACATGGAGCGGGACGCCCTCATGCTCTCGGGCTTCGGCTCCAATGAGATCCTCAAG CACATCAACGAGCTGACCATGAAGCTGAGCGTGGAGGACGTGCTGACGCGGGCCGAGGCCCTGTACCGGCAGCTGACCGCCTGCGCG GAGCTGCCGCTCAACGTGCAGGAGGTCCTGGGCCTGGCGCCGCCCGCGGAGCCGCACAGCCCCTCGCCCCCCGCCTCCCCGCTGCCGCTGTCGCCCACCCgcgccccgccggccccgccgcccGCGGGCGCCCCAGCCCCGCAGCCCGACAGCAGCCTGGAGATCCTGCCCGAGGACGACGACGACGAAGGCGGCGCCGGCTCCTGA
- the TBC1D17 gene encoding TBC1 domain family member 17 isoform X5 encodes MEAADHRVVFEKGGVYLHTSAKKHQDPDSLIAGVVRVVEKDNDVLLHWAPVEEAGDSTQILFSKKDSNGVDPCTSEEEPTFDPGYEPDWAVISTVRPRPRRSEPTRGAEPSSPRSSWAFSVSLGELKSIRRSKPGLSWAYLVLVTQAGGSLPALHFHRGGTRALLRVLSRYLLLASSPQDSRLYLVFPHNSSALSNSFHHLQLFDQDSSNVVSRFLQDPYSTTFSSFSRVTNFFRGALQPHPEGAAPGLPQAPEDEAEPGFEVISCVALGPRPAVERAPPVSEEEWARHVGPEGRLQQVPALKARIFSGGLSPGLRQEAWKFLLGYFSWEGSAEEHRAHVRQKTDEYFRMKLQWKSVSPEQERRNTLLHGYRSLIERDVSRTDRTNKFYEGPENPGLGLLSDILLTYCMYHFDLGYVQGMSDLLSPILYVLQNEVDAFWCFCGFMELVHGNFEESQETMKQQLGQLLLLLRVLDPPLCDFLDSQDSGSLCFCFRWLLIWFKREFPFPDILRLWEVLWTGLPGPNLHLLVACAILDMERDALMLSGFGSNEILKHINELTMKLSVEDVLTRAEALYRQLTACAELPLNVQEVLGLAPPAEPHSPSPPASPLPLSPTRAPPAPPPAGAPAPQPDSSLEILPEDDDDEGGAGS; translated from the exons ATGGAGGCGGCTGATCACAGG GTGGTGTTCGAGAAGGGAGGCGTGTACCTGCACACCAGCGCCAAGAAGCACCAGGACCCCGACTCGCTCATCGCGGGCGTCGTCCGTGTCGTGGAGAAG GACAATGATGTCCTCTTGCATTGGGCCCCTGTAGAGGAAGCTGGAGACTCCACCCAAATTCTCTTCTCCAAGAAG GACTCCAATGGGGTTGACCCCTGCACCTCCGAGGAGGAGCCAACCTTTGACCCTGGCTATGAACCTGACTGGGCCGTCATCAGTACCGTGCGGCCTCGGCCCCGCCGCTCAGAGCCCACGAGAG GTGCAGAGCCCAGCTCTCCCCGCAGCTCCTGGGCCTTCTCGGTGAGTCTGGGGGAGCTCAAGTCCATCCGCCGCTCCAAGCCGGGCCTGAGCTGGGCCTACCTGGTCCTGGTGACCCAGGCCGGAGGCTCGCTGCCCGCCCTGCACTTCCACCGCGGGGGCACCCGCGCCCTGCTCCGCGTCCTCAGCCGCTACCTGCTGTTGGCCAG ctccccgcAGGACTCCCGCCTCTACCTGGTCTTCCCCCACAACTCCTCCGCCCTCTCCAACTCCTTCCACCACCTCCAGCTCTTCGACCAGGACAGCTCCAACGTGGTGTCC CGCTTCCTCCAGGACCCCTACTCCACCACCTTCAGCAGCTTCTCCCGCGTGACCAACTTCTTCCGGGGCGCCCTGCAGCCCCACCCAGAGGGCGCCGCCCCCGGCCTCCCGCAGGCCCCCGAGGACGAGGCCGAGCCGGGCTTCGAGGTCATTTCCTGC GTGGCGCTGGGCCCGCGGCCGGCGGTGGAGCGGGCGCCCCCCGTCTCGGAGGAGGAGTGGGCCCGCCACGTGGGCCCCGAGGGCCGCCTGCAGCAGGTGCCGGCGCTGAAGGCCCGCATCTTCTCCGGG GGCCTGAGCCCCGGCCTGAGGCAGGAGGCCTGGAAGTTCCTCCTGGGCTACTTCAGCTGGGAGGGCTCGGCGGAGGAGCACAGGGCCCACGTGCGCCAGAAAAC GGACGAGTATTTCCGCATGAAGCTGCAGTGGAAGTCGGTGAGCCCCGAGCAGGAGCGCAGGAACACGCTGCTGCACGGATACCGGAGCCTCATCG AGAGAGACGTGAGCCGCACCGACAGGACCAACAAGTTCTACGAGGGCCCCGAGAACCCGGGCCTGGGCCTGCTCAGCGACATCCTGCTCACCTACTGCATGTACCACTTTGACCTCG GCTATGTCCAGGGCATGAGTGACCTCCTCTCCCCGATCCTCTACGTCCTCCAGAACGAGGTGGACGCCTTCTGGTGTTTCTGCGGCTTCATGGAGCTTGTG CACGGAAACTTCGAGGAGAGCCAGGAGACGATGAAGCAGCAGCTCGGGCAGCTCCTGCTGCTCCTGAGGGTGCTGGACCCGCCGCTCTGCGACTTCCTGG ACTCCCAGGACTCCGGCTCGCTCTGCTTCTGCTTCCGGTGGCTGCTCATCTGGTTCAAGAGGGAGTTCCCCTTCCCTGACATTCTGCGGCTGTGGGAG gtGCTGTGGACCGGGCTCCCCGGCCCCAACCTGCACCTGCTGGTGGCCTGCGCCATCCTGGACATGGAGCGGGACGCCCTCATGCTCTCGGGCTTCGGCTCCAATGAGATCCTCAAG CACATCAACGAGCTGACCATGAAGCTGAGCGTGGAGGACGTGCTGACGCGGGCCGAGGCCCTGTACCGGCAGCTGACCGCCTGCGCG GAGCTGCCGCTCAACGTGCAGGAGGTCCTGGGCCTGGCGCCGCCCGCGGAGCCGCACAGCCCCTCGCCCCCCGCCTCCCCGCTGCCGCTGTCGCCCACCCgcgccccgccggccccgccgcccGCGGGCGCCCCAGCCCCGCAGCCCGACAGCAGCCTGGAGATCCTGCCCGAGGACGACGACGACGAAGGCGGCGCCGGCTCCTGA